From the Hyphomicrobium sp. ghe19 genome, one window contains:
- a CDS encoding methanol/ethanol family PQQ-dependent dehydrogenase, translated as MKNWPDAIRVAIRAVTRALAIVSALASFATAAQANRDVIAHSNDPADWAVQSGDYSGQRYSKLAEINKDNVGDLKVAWTFSTGVLRGHEGGPLVIGDTMYLVTPFPNVVMALDLAHDQKILWKYQPKQDPSVIGVMCCDSVNRGVQYAEGKILVHTADTSLIALDAKTGMELWKVTDDDPKKGATGTGAPLVVKDKVIVGVSGGEFGVRCYITAYDLNSGYKLWRAYAMGPDKDVLVDPEKTLVLGKPAGKDSSMNSWNGDQWKIGGGPAWGYMAYDPELNLIYYGTGNPSTWNPVQRAGPDGKPIDQNWAMTMFARDVDTGVARWAYQMTPFDQWDYDGVNEPILADLEINGFPRKTVTHFDRNGFAYTWDRATGDLLVAEKFDPAANWATSIVMDKNDPHYGRPVVAKKYAPFETGTDETTKGICPSSLGSKNQQPASYSRATGLFYVPMTRMCMDYEPFKVSYTVGQPYVGATLTMYPAPDSQGATGGLIAWDGARGKIVWSKPERFAVWSGVLTTAGGIAFYGTLEGYFKAVDQKDGTELFKFKTPSGIVGNPMTYRHGGKQYVAVFSGVGGWAGIGLAAGLTNPDDGSGAVGGFASLAGYTSVGGSLTVFALP; from the coding sequence ATGAAGAACTGGCCAGATGCCATTCGAGTCGCGATTCGAGCCGTCACCCGTGCCCTCGCGATCGTTTCGGCCCTCGCGAGTTTCGCGACGGCGGCGCAAGCCAACCGGGACGTGATCGCGCATTCGAACGATCCGGCCGACTGGGCCGTGCAATCCGGCGATTACAGCGGACAGCGATATTCCAAGCTCGCCGAGATCAACAAAGATAACGTCGGAGACCTCAAAGTCGCGTGGACGTTCTCGACTGGCGTCCTCCGCGGCCATGAAGGCGGCCCGCTCGTCATCGGCGACACGATGTACCTCGTGACGCCATTCCCGAACGTCGTGATGGCGCTAGACCTAGCCCACGATCAAAAAATTCTTTGGAAATACCAACCCAAGCAAGACCCTTCCGTCATTGGCGTCATGTGCTGCGATAGCGTCAATCGCGGCGTGCAATATGCGGAAGGGAAGATTCTCGTTCACACCGCCGACACGTCGCTGATCGCGCTCGATGCCAAAACCGGCATGGAACTTTGGAAAGTGACCGATGACGATCCGAAGAAAGGCGCGACGGGCACCGGCGCTCCGCTCGTCGTCAAGGACAAAGTGATCGTCGGCGTCTCGGGCGGCGAATTCGGAGTTCGCTGCTACATTACCGCCTACGACTTGAACTCCGGCTACAAACTGTGGCGCGCATACGCGATGGGCCCTGATAAGGATGTCCTCGTCGATCCGGAGAAAACGCTCGTCCTCGGCAAGCCGGCCGGAAAGGATTCTTCAATGAACAGCTGGAACGGCGATCAGTGGAAGATCGGCGGCGGCCCGGCGTGGGGCTACATGGCCTACGATCCGGAGCTGAACCTCATCTATTACGGAACCGGCAATCCCTCGACGTGGAACCCGGTTCAACGCGCGGGCCCCGATGGCAAACCCATCGATCAGAACTGGGCGATGACGATGTTCGCCCGGGACGTCGATACAGGCGTCGCGCGATGGGCCTATCAGATGACGCCGTTCGACCAATGGGATTACGACGGCGTCAATGAGCCGATCCTCGCGGATCTGGAAATCAATGGCTTCCCACGCAAGACGGTGACGCACTTCGATCGCAATGGCTTTGCCTACACTTGGGATCGCGCCACGGGAGACCTTCTCGTCGCTGAGAAATTCGATCCCGCTGCGAACTGGGCGACATCGATCGTGATGGACAAAAACGATCCCCACTACGGACGCCCAGTTGTAGCGAAGAAATACGCCCCATTCGAAACCGGCACGGACGAAACGACGAAAGGCATCTGCCCGTCGTCGCTCGGTTCCAAAAATCAACAGCCAGCGTCCTATTCCCGGGCGACGGGGCTCTTCTACGTTCCGATGACGCGAATGTGCATGGACTACGAGCCGTTCAAAGTTTCCTACACGGTCGGCCAGCCCTACGTCGGCGCGACGCTCACGATGTATCCGGCGCCCGACAGCCAAGGTGCAACCGGCGGTCTCATCGCTTGGGACGGCGCGAGAGGAAAGATCGTCTGGTCGAAGCCCGAACGCTTTGCAGTCTGGTCGGGCGTGCTGACGACGGCTGGCGGCATAGCGTTCTACGGTACGCTCGAAGGCTATTTCAAAGCCGTCGACCAGAAGGACGGTACGGAATTATTCAAGTTCAAGACGCCGTCCGGGATCGTCGGCAACCCCATGACCTACAGGCACGGCGGCAAACAGTACGTTGCCGTGTTCTCCGGCGT
- a CDS encoding glycosyltransferase family 1 protein, which yields MRILIATDAWKPQVNGVVRTYENLKRELEATGHTVTILSPLDFATLPCPGYREIRLALARRSSIALLLRDGGYDHVHIATEGPIGWATRAVCLRKGIRFTTSFHTRFAEYIETYTGLPAWISYAFQRRFHRPSIGTLVATPSLKADLARRGFRRLMLWGRGVDTNQFKPRIEAVADKTEPTFLYVGRVSREKNVEAFLKLDLPGRKVVIGDGPILGLLRRQYSDVIFKGAKTGDDLAREYAAADVFVFPSRTDTFGLVLLEAMASGLGIAAYPVTGPIDVVAPGVTGYLDEDLKAAALACLKLDRDQIRVQAMQRDWARVANIFLANVHQARRATGLGRRLFRARDGVPHIKPSARAAS from the coding sequence ATGCGAATCCTCATCGCCACGGACGCCTGGAAGCCGCAGGTCAACGGTGTCGTGCGCACCTATGAGAACCTGAAGCGCGAACTCGAAGCGACGGGTCATACCGTTACGATCCTGTCGCCTCTCGATTTCGCGACGCTTCCGTGCCCCGGTTACCGCGAAATTCGGCTGGCGCTGGCGCGGCGGTCGTCTATTGCGTTGCTGCTGCGCGACGGCGGCTACGACCACGTCCATATCGCGACGGAAGGGCCGATCGGATGGGCAACGCGCGCGGTCTGTTTGCGGAAAGGCATTCGCTTCACGACGTCGTTCCATACGCGGTTTGCCGAATACATCGAGACGTACACGGGGTTACCGGCTTGGATCAGCTACGCGTTTCAGCGGCGCTTCCATCGGCCAAGCATCGGCACGCTCGTGGCGACCCCCTCTCTCAAAGCGGACCTTGCGCGGCGCGGCTTTCGCCGCTTGATGCTTTGGGGGCGCGGCGTCGACACAAATCAATTCAAGCCCCGCATTGAAGCCGTCGCGGACAAGACAGAGCCGACCTTCCTCTACGTCGGACGCGTATCTCGCGAGAAGAACGTCGAAGCGTTTTTGAAGCTCGACCTGCCGGGGCGGAAAGTCGTGATCGGCGACGGGCCCATCCTCGGATTGCTTCGGCGGCAGTATTCAGACGTCATCTTCAAAGGCGCGAAGACCGGCGATGACCTTGCTCGAGAATATGCGGCCGCTGATGTTTTCGTTTTTCCAAGCCGGACCGATACGTTCGGATTGGTCCTGCTCGAGGCGATGGCCTCTGGCCTCGGCATTGCCGCCTATCCCGTGACCGGGCCGATCGATGTCGTTGCGCCCGGCGTCACCGGATATCTCGATGAGGACCTTAAGGCTGCGGCGCTCGCTTGCCTGAAACTCGACCGCGATCAGATCCGCGTTCAGGCGATGCAGCGCGACTGGGCGCGTGTCGCGAACATCTTCTTGGCCAACGTTCATCAGGCGCGGCGAGCGACCGGCCTCGGGAGACGGCTCTTCAGGGCGAGAGACGGCGTCCCGCACATCAAGCCCAGCGCGCGGGCCGCCAGTTAG
- a CDS encoding glycosyltransferase, producing the protein MARRISILTVGTLGDVGPMVALGHALKEEGYEVSLAVPEDFQDFVENQGLESRRCGSDFSKFMKDGEMAEVAGRHTLVMMRKWLWPGRDMRALFEGIYRDAVAASADADAILFHPAISVGGEIAEAKRIPAIMVGLGSVSPSAEALLSCIPGTRIPAWNRHGYSVLGLQRLAYFSVINEIRTSLGLRRTYRLRHPHKVDGRRVPVLYPVSPVLQLRPNTEGDEIYFTGYWSRERAKDWRPSRELAEFLSAGPRPIYIGFGSMPALGLERSELILRACEAAGQRAIIGNGRGEFHQLPLSKNFHLLDEYAPHDQLFREVAAVVHHGGVGTTSSALRAGRPSFVCPFMLDQKYWGHTVFQLGAGPDLLEIQNWTLDSLTERIRDVATNPKYAVRAGEIARAMQHENGTANAVEIIRTIVGDPYGDSGESEIADVPIKEVVS; encoded by the coding sequence ATGGCGCGCAGGATTTCTATCCTCACCGTCGGAACGCTCGGCGATGTCGGCCCGATGGTCGCATTGGGCCACGCGCTCAAGGAAGAGGGGTACGAGGTTAGCCTCGCGGTACCGGAAGACTTCCAGGATTTCGTCGAAAACCAGGGGCTGGAATCGCGCCGCTGCGGGAGCGACTTCTCCAAGTTCATGAAAGATGGGGAAATGGCCGAAGTTGCCGGCCGCCACACCCTCGTCATGATGAGGAAATGGCTTTGGCCGGGCCGCGATATGCGCGCCTTGTTCGAGGGCATCTATCGGGACGCCGTCGCAGCCTCCGCCGACGCGGATGCGATCCTTTTCCACCCCGCGATTTCGGTCGGCGGCGAAATCGCCGAGGCCAAACGTATTCCCGCAATCATGGTCGGCCTCGGCTCCGTTTCGCCGTCGGCGGAAGCCCTGCTTTCGTGCATCCCAGGAACCCGCATACCGGCCTGGAACAGGCATGGCTACTCGGTTCTCGGCTTGCAAAGGCTGGCTTACTTCTCGGTCATCAACGAAATCCGCACGTCCCTCGGGCTCCGCCGGACATACAGACTGAGGCATCCGCACAAGGTCGATGGCCGGCGCGTTCCGGTGCTCTATCCTGTGAGCCCCGTTCTGCAACTACGTCCGAATACAGAAGGCGATGAGATCTATTTCACGGGTTATTGGTCGCGCGAACGAGCGAAGGACTGGCGGCCGTCACGCGAGCTCGCAGAGTTCCTGTCGGCCGGCCCGCGACCGATCTATATCGGCTTCGGCAGCATGCCGGCACTGGGTCTTGAGCGTTCCGAGTTGATCTTGCGGGCCTGCGAGGCAGCGGGTCAGCGCGCTATCATCGGCAATGGCCGAGGCGAATTCCATCAGCTCCCGCTGTCGAAAAACTTTCACCTCCTGGACGAGTACGCGCCTCACGATCAGCTTTTCCGCGAGGTCGCCGCAGTCGTCCATCACGGCGGCGTGGGCACGACGTCCTCCGCCCTGCGCGCAGGTCGCCCGAGCTTCGTCTGCCCATTCATGCTGGATCAGAAATATTGGGGGCACACCGTCTTTCAACTCGGCGCCGGACCTGACCTCCTCGAAATCCAGAACTGGACGTTGGACTCACTGACGGAGAGAATCCGCGACGTCGCAACCAATCCAAAATATGCCGTCCGAGCCGGAGAAATCGCCCGCGCGATGCAGCACGAAAACGGCACCGCTAACGCCGTCGAAATCATCAGGACGATTGTCGGCGATCCATACGGCGATAGCGGCGAGTCCGAAATCGCAGATGTTCCGATCAAAGAAGTCGTTAGCTGA
- the purN gene encoding phosphoribosylglycinamide formyltransferase, with translation MSTKKRTAILISGRGSNMQSLVQASRAADYPAEIVLVASNRPEAPGLTWAKAQGVRTAVLDHKHYPSRAAFEVALQAILDEHGVELVALAGFMRLMTPAFVEHWRDRMINIHPSLLPSFKGLHTHERAIEAGVKITGCTVHFVRPEMDEGPIIAQAAVPVLPGDSSDTLAARVLAIEHRVYPAALRLVAAGQVPNDPEKITINQHSGEMNSLFSPAI, from the coding sequence ATGAGCACAAAAAAACGCACCGCCATTTTGATCTCGGGCCGCGGCTCGAACATGCAATCGCTCGTCCAGGCTTCACGCGCTGCCGACTATCCGGCCGAGATCGTGCTTGTCGCCTCGAACAGGCCGGAGGCGCCGGGCTTAACCTGGGCGAAGGCGCAAGGGGTGCGAACCGCCGTGCTCGATCACAAACACTACCCGTCGCGTGCGGCTTTCGAGGTCGCACTACAGGCCATCCTAGATGAGCACGGCGTGGAGCTTGTCGCGCTTGCGGGCTTCATGCGGCTGATGACGCCGGCGTTCGTCGAGCACTGGCGCGACCGGATGATCAATATTCACCCGTCGCTACTGCCCAGCTTCAAGGGACTGCACACGCACGAGCGCGCAATCGAAGCGGGCGTAAAGATTACGGGCTGCACAGTGCACTTCGTTCGCCCCGAGATGGACGAGGGTCCGATCATCGCTCAAGCAGCGGTTCCGGTGCTTCCGGGGGACAGTTCCGACACGCTCGCGGCACGTGTGCTTGCAATCGAACATCGGGTTTACCCGGCGGCGTTAAGACTTGTCGCCGCAGGTCAGGTGCCCAATGACCCCGAAAAAATAACTATAAATCAGCATTCTGGCGAAATGAACTCGCTGTTTTCCCCTGCAATCTGA
- a CDS encoding cytochrome P450 produces METTPSPALGLGDESSIWFKLTPLLRGDPENPMRILMHMMDRYGPVLPVTMANQRVVLISEPEYFKHVLVTKADSYTKYFDGLKPIFGKSMITNDGALWQKIRMPQQPAFHPDMFAEYIPYFLKAIQTKMDLWSELAKSGDTVEMVEQTWTLAADMICKALFDRDMPFNPHVVFKCVKTYTDVMNHRDIRLRKQAGEVFEMTEVDPAKAMEVWASVPPAVIASDPREDRERTLLKMIEAAVADPTVPEFDREQAVDELKQYLWAGTETTALTLAWALYEISRRPEAAERIRQEGEQVYGDREPTAADYSGLAYTRAVIQETMRIYPPVWGLIRVAQAEDEIGGVKINPGDRVTLFAYGAHHNAKFWPEPESFQPERWMAGNAKKQVKYSYIPFGAGKRSCIGGAMSQVENTLALSLLLRRFRPEYVGKYPAGLNATVTLTPKGGLPFKIRELS; encoded by the coding sequence ATGGAAACGACCCCCAGTCCTGCTCTGGGACTCGGTGATGAATCTAGCATCTGGTTCAAGTTGACGCCGCTGCTGCGTGGCGATCCTGAAAACCCGATGCGCATTTTGATGCACATGATGGATCGCTACGGCCCGGTTCTGCCTGTCACCATGGCAAACCAGCGTGTCGTGCTGATTTCAGAGCCTGAGTACTTCAAGCACGTGCTTGTGACGAAGGCCGACAGCTACACCAAGTATTTCGACGGTCTGAAGCCGATCTTCGGCAAGTCGATGATCACGAACGACGGCGCGCTCTGGCAGAAGATCCGCATGCCGCAGCAGCCGGCGTTTCATCCGGACATGTTCGCCGAATACATCCCGTACTTCCTCAAGGCCATCCAGACCAAGATGGACCTTTGGAGCGAGCTCGCGAAATCCGGCGATACGGTCGAAATGGTCGAGCAGACCTGGACGCTCGCAGCCGATATGATTTGCAAGGCATTGTTCGACCGCGACATGCCGTTCAATCCACACGTCGTCTTCAAATGCGTGAAGACCTATACGGACGTGATGAACCACCGCGACATTCGCCTGCGCAAACAGGCCGGCGAAGTCTTCGAAATGACTGAAGTCGATCCCGCCAAGGCTATGGAAGTCTGGGCTAGCGTTCCGCCGGCTGTCATTGCATCCGATCCGCGCGAAGACCGCGAGCGCACGCTTCTCAAGATGATCGAAGCTGCGGTGGCCGATCCTACCGTTCCGGAATTCGATCGCGAGCAGGCCGTCGACGAGCTGAAGCAATACCTCTGGGCCGGCACCGAGACGACGGCGCTGACGCTTGCGTGGGCTCTTTACGAGATCTCGCGGCGGCCAGAGGCTGCCGAACGCATTCGCCAGGAAGGCGAACAGGTTTACGGCGACCGCGAGCCGACTGCCGCCGACTACTCCGGTCTCGCGTATACGCGCGCGGTGATCCAGGAAACAATGCGGATCTATCCGCCGGTATGGGGCTTGATCCGCGTCGCTCAGGCCGAAGACGAGATCGGCGGCGTGAAGATCAATCCGGGTGACCGGGTGACGCTCTTCGCTTACGGCGCCCATCACAATGCCAAATTCTGGCCGGAGCCCGAATCCTTCCAGCCGGAACGCTGGATGGCGGGCAACGCCAAGAAACAAGTGAAATACAGCTACATTCCGTTCGGCGCGGGCAAGCGGTCGTGCATCGGCGGCGCTATGAGCCAAGTCGAGAACACGTTGGCGTTGTCGCTGCTGCTCCGCCGGTTCCGGCCGGAGTACGTGGGCAAGTACCCGGCTGGTCTCAATGCAACCGTGACATTGACGCCGAAGGGCGGGCTGCCCTTCAAAATCAGAGAATTGAGCTGA
- a CDS encoding DinB family protein translates to MISPSYVRTLARYNSWQNINIYGASESLSDAQRKEDRGGFFGSIHATLNHILWADQTWLHRFNACPPPPKLTIPDGLSLFEDWEALKDERVRFDGVIREWADGLELEPSALDGDLTWISGATGREMTRPKALLVAHLFNHQTHHRGQVHALLTGFGIKPGITDMPFGENIYAD, encoded by the coding sequence ATGATCTCGCCAAGCTATGTTCGCACTCTGGCGCGCTATAATAGTTGGCAAAACATCAACATTTATGGCGCGTCCGAAAGCCTCAGCGACGCGCAGCGCAAAGAGGATCGAGGCGGTTTCTTCGGCTCGATCCACGCCACACTGAACCATATTCTGTGGGCCGACCAAACTTGGTTACACCGGTTCAATGCGTGTCCGCCGCCTCCGAAACTGACCATTCCCGATGGCCTTTCGCTCTTTGAGGACTGGGAGGCGCTGAAGGACGAGCGCGTTCGTTTCGATGGTGTCATTCGAGAGTGGGCGGATGGGCTCGAGCTCGAGCCGTCAGCCCTCGACGGTGATCTGACTTGGATTTCGGGAGCGACGGGCCGCGAGATGACCCGGCCGAAGGCACTGCTCGTGGCGCACCTCTTCAATCACCAAACCCACCATCGGGGTCAGGTGCACGCTCTGCTGACGGGGTTTGGCATCAAGCCGGGCATTACCGATATGCCCTTCGGAGAAAACATCTACGCCGACTAA
- the ndk gene encoding nucleoside-diphosphate kinase gives MAIERTFSIIKPDATRRNLTGKINAVIEDAGLRIVAQKRVRWTRAQAEKFYEEHKARPFYGELVDFMTSGPVVLQVLEGENAIAKYREVMGATDPKEAAYGTIRKLFAESKGSNSTHGSDSAAAADREIALNFRLDEIVG, from the coding sequence ATGGCCATCGAACGCACGTTTTCCATTATTAAGCCGGACGCAACGCGCCGCAATCTCACCGGCAAAATCAACGCCGTGATCGAGGATGCCGGCCTGCGCATCGTGGCTCAGAAGCGTGTACGGTGGACCCGTGCGCAGGCTGAGAAATTCTATGAAGAACACAAGGCGCGGCCATTTTACGGCGAACTCGTGGATTTCATGACATCCGGCCCCGTCGTTCTCCAGGTTCTGGAAGGCGAAAACGCCATTGCGAAATACCGTGAAGTCATGGGCGCGACCGACCCGAAAGAGGCGGCATACGGCACGATCCGCAAGCTTTTCGCTGAATCCAAGGGCTCGAACTCGACCCACGGATCTGACAGCGCCGCTGCTGCCGATCGCGAAATCGCCCTCAATTTCCGCCTCGATGAAATCGTCGGCTGA
- a CDS encoding GYF domain-containing protein, producing MMTVQANEIQWYIARDGKQHGPLTDVEMRTFVAHNYLRLSDLIWRPGMPEWQSAPTVFPTAFEALGEEPKAAPARPQTPSPSALSQPARYSNIAPPPHDAHGADYAQEAAARPERSIVKRLALASVAITLIGGGAFALATYRGPISEMVSGSAGTSADQAPIVSAPPDAHATNVLADTQTTGTQAGEQATASATANASDVISRPPSPPSPSPGETTTSSVTSPSPQPDPPAAADTSNAQTQVAAIDTQPPVAAPSTGVDGSPLDQRLQKVAVWELIKKEYPSWYSTQVGDANKLVADNKSDNEVAALLAQGLVDLRRKNADKALLASSDRLQAIAQAFLDHLKSLRQQSVSACFGFISKGETSPAVVQMMEHPETATALNAQAGAIFEAISEGTRAPVKHDSAVKSDYDLLIKELSKLGWKEEDLQVFSNPKLLAKREPEQVCKMVQDWFVAHLAVQDKAVRDRLLFETLKPVVSG from the coding sequence ATGATGACGGTACAGGCCAACGAAATTCAGTGGTATATCGCCCGCGACGGTAAGCAGCACGGGCCGCTGACTGACGTCGAAATGCGCACGTTTGTCGCGCACAATTATCTTCGTTTGAGCGATCTCATCTGGCGGCCGGGAATGCCCGAGTGGCAATCGGCTCCGACCGTTTTTCCGACTGCGTTCGAGGCGCTCGGCGAAGAGCCGAAGGCAGCTCCTGCCCGCCCGCAGACGCCAAGCCCTAGCGCACTAAGTCAGCCGGCACGTTATTCCAATATTGCTCCGCCTCCTCATGACGCCCACGGGGCCGATTACGCCCAGGAAGCGGCAGCTCGGCCAGAGCGCAGCATCGTGAAGCGGCTGGCGCTTGCCAGCGTCGCCATTACGCTCATCGGGGGCGGCGCGTTCGCACTCGCGACGTATCGCGGCCCGATCTCAGAAATGGTTTCGGGTTCCGCCGGCACATCGGCAGATCAAGCGCCGATCGTTTCCGCCCCGCCCGACGCGCATGCCACGAATGTTCTTGCAGATACGCAGACGACTGGCACCCAAGCCGGCGAGCAGGCGACAGCATCCGCGACAGCCAATGCCAGCGACGTCATCAGCAGGCCGCCTTCGCCGCCGTCCCCGTCGCCGGGCGAGACGACGACTTCTTCCGTAACGTCGCCCTCGCCGCAACCGGATCCGCCGGCCGCCGCCGATACATCGAACGCTCAGACGCAAGTCGCGGCCATCGATACGCAACCGCCGGTCGCTGCGCCGTCGACGGGCGTCGATGGTTCGCCGCTCGATCAGCGCTTGCAGAAAGTAGCGGTGTGGGAGCTGATCAAGAAAGAATACCCGAGCTGGTACTCCACACAGGTTGGAGATGCGAACAAGCTCGTCGCCGACAACAAGTCCGATAACGAAGTCGCCGCTCTGTTGGCGCAGGGTCTTGTCGATCTCCGGCGGAAAAATGCCGACAAGGCTTTGCTCGCGAGTTCGGACAGGCTGCAGGCGATCGCGCAGGCTTTCCTCGATCACCTGAAGTCGCTCAGACAACAGAGCGTCAGCGCCTGCTTCGGCTTCATTTCGAAAGGCGAGACGAGCCCGGCCGTCGTGCAGATGATGGAGCATCCGGAGACCGCGACCGCTCTCAATGCGCAGGCCGGCGCGATTTTCGAAGCCATCTCGGAAGGAACCAGGGCTCCGGTCAAGCATGACTCGGCCGTGAAGAGTGATTACGACCTTCTGATCAAGGAACTCAGCAAGCTCGGCTGGAAGGAGGAAGATCTGCAGGTCTTCTCGAATCCGAAGCTGCTTGCGAAGCGCGAGCCGGAGCAGGTCTGCAAGATGGTGCAGGATTGGTTCGTCGCGCACCTCGCGGTGCAGGACAAAGCGGTCCGAGACCGGTTGCTCTTCGAAACGTTGAAGCCTGTCGTATCGGGCTGA
- a CDS encoding DUF3147 family protein: MIYTGIKVLVTAVLVVAISEVAKRSTLFGGILASLPLTSLLAFIWLYGETGDAGKVASLSYSIFWYVLPSLVLFIVLPLLLARGFDFWLSLAIASAATFAAYALMSQLLARFGVAL, translated from the coding sequence ATGATTTACACCGGGATCAAGGTTCTTGTGACCGCGGTTCTGGTAGTAGCGATTTCCGAAGTGGCGAAGCGCTCGACCCTTTTCGGCGGCATCCTCGCATCTTTGCCGCTCACATCGCTTTTGGCATTCATCTGGCTTTATGGTGAAACCGGCGACGCCGGAAAGGTCGCCAGCCTTTCCTACAGCATCTTTTGGTACGTCCTGCCGTCGCTCGTGCTGTTTATCGTTTTGCCGCTGTTGCTGGCGCGCGGCTTCGATTTCTGGCTTAGCCTCGCGATCGCCTCAGCCGCGACGTTCGCTGCCTATGCTCTCATGTCCCAGCTTCTGGCGCGCTTTGGCGTAGCTCTCTGA
- a CDS encoding ABC-F family ATP-binding cassette domain-containing protein — translation MLHINDLTYRIEGKPILESATAAIPSGHKVGLVGRNGAGKTTLLRLLKGEIAPDDGSISIPRNARLGHVAQEAPGGDASLLDWVLSADTERASLLAEAEHATDPERIAEIQMRLTDIDAHSAPSRAARILSGLGFDEEAQRRACREFSGGWRMRVALGAILFLKPDILLLDEPTNYLDLEGTLWLENHLKAYPHTVLIVSHDRDLLNRAVSTIMHLDKGKLTLYSGGYDDFEETRREKQRLEMKLKKKQDEQRRHLQAFIDRFKAKATKAAQAQSRVKALAKMQPIAAQVDDRVVPFHFPDPQKIIASPILRIEKASAGYEAERPILSGIDLRIDNDDRIALLGQNGNGKSTLAKLIAGRLKPLSGNVFGAQKVEVGYFAQHQLDDLQPNATPYDYMLKMMPDATEAQRRTKLGTFGFSADKADTACSKLSGGEKARLLLALTAFHGPHVLILDEPTNHLDVDSREALIHALMEYNGAVILISHDRHLIEATADRLLLVRNGGVTSYDGDMETYRSLLLEERGARTSERRDEASSDGRSSRTDQRRAAAEKRAELAPLKKAMVAAEKQVDKLTKDIAALDAVLGDSEIYSSDPSRAQAAALKRGQLVRELQTAEDAWLAATEDYEGASAAVEA, via the coding sequence ATGCTTCATATCAACGATCTCACCTATCGCATCGAAGGCAAACCGATCCTGGAATCGGCGACGGCGGCTATTCCGTCGGGCCATAAGGTCGGGCTTGTCGGGCGCAATGGCGCAGGCAAGACGACGCTGCTGCGGCTTCTGAAAGGCGAGATCGCGCCTGACGACGGGTCGATTTCCATTCCGCGAAATGCCCGCCTCGGCCACGTCGCGCAGGAGGCACCGGGCGGCGATGCGAGCCTGCTCGATTGGGTGCTTTCCGCCGACACGGAACGGGCAAGCCTGCTCGCTGAAGCCGAGCACGCCACGGACCCTGAGCGCATAGCCGAAATTCAGATGCGGCTGACCGACATCGACGCGCACTCCGCGCCGTCGCGTGCGGCGCGCATTCTTTCGGGCCTAGGCTTCGACGAGGAAGCCCAGCGGCGCGCCTGCCGGGAATTCTCCGGCGGCTGGCGCATGCGTGTGGCGCTCGGCGCGATCCTGTTTCTCAAGCCCGACATTCTGCTGCTCGACGAGCCGACGAACTACCTCGATCTCGAAGGCACGCTTTGGCTCGAGAACCATCTCAAGGCCTATCCGCACACCGTGCTGATCGTCAGTCACGATCGCGATCTCCTCAACCGCGCCGTGTCGACGATCATGCATCTCGATAAGGGCAAGCTCACGCTTTATTCCGGCGGCTACGATGATTTCGAGGAGACGCGCCGCGAGAAGCAGCGCCTCGAAATGAAGCTGAAGAAAAAGCAGGACGAGCAACGCCGGCATTTGCAGGCCTTCATCGATCGCTTCAAGGCGAAGGCGACTAAGGCCGCTCAGGCGCAGAGCCGCGTCAAGGCGCTCGCGAAAATGCAGCCCATCGCCGCGCAGGTCGACGACCGGGTTGTGCCGTTCCACTTTCCCGATCCGCAGAAGATCATCGCGAGCCCAATCTTGCGCATCGAAAAAGCAAGCGCGGGCTATGAAGCGGAGCGGCCCATTCTTTCCGGTATCGACCTTCGCATCGACAACGATGACCGCATCGCGCTGCTTGGACAGAACGGCAACGGAAAGTCGACGCTTGCGAAGCTGATCGCGGGACGCCTCAAGCCATTGTCGGGCAATGTCTTCGGCGCACAGAAAGTCGAGGTCGGATATTTCGCGCAGCATCAGCTCGACGATTTGCAGCCGAATGCGACGCCTTACGACTACATGCTGAAGATGATGCCGGACGCGACCGAAGCGCAACGGCGGACCAAGCTCGGCACGTTCGGCTTCAGCGCCGATAAGGCGGATACGGCGTGCTCGAAACTTTCGGGCGGCGAGAAGGCGCGACTGCTGCTGGCGCTCACTGCGTTTCATGGTCCGCATGTGCTGATCCTCGACGAGCCGACGAACCATCTCGACGTCGACAGCCGCGAAGCGTTGATCCACGCGCTGATGGAATACAACGGCGCCGTCATTCTGATCAGCCACGACCGGCATTTGATCGAAGCGACCGCTGACCGGCTCCTGCTCGTGCGCAACGGCGGCGTGACGTCCTACGACGGAGACATGGAGACTTACCGCTCACTGCTGCTCGAAGAGCGCGGTGCGCGGACTTCAGAACGGCGCGACGAAGCGAGTTCCGATGGCCGGTCGTCCCGCACCGACCAGCGCCGTGCCGCCGCCGAAAAGCGTGCCGAACTCGCGCCGTTGAAAAAGGCGATGGTTGCGGCCGAGAAGCAGGTCGATAAGCTCACGAAAGACATCGCGGCTCTCGATGCCGTGCTCGGAGATTCTGAAATTTACAGCTCCGATCCTTCGCGAGCGCAGGCCGCCGCGTTGAAGCGCGGTCAGTTGGTCCGTGAGCTGCAGACTGCGGAAGATGCGTGGCTCGCTGCAACGGAGGACTACGAAGGCGCATCCGCCGCTGTCGAAGCCTAG